The Chryseobacterium shigense genome segment TAGGTTGATCTCTATTTTGGTTAATATTTTCCGCTCCATTCCTTTTATTATTCTGATTGTCTGGATGATTCCTTTCACGAGAGTAATTGTAGGGACTTCAATTGGTATGAACGCTGCATTGGTTCCATTAAGTGTCGGAGCGGCTCCGTTTATTGCCAGACTGGTAGAAAACAGCCTTCTCGAAGTTCCTCATGGTTTAATAGAAACAGCAAGAGCTTTAGGAGCATCACCATTACAGATCATCCAAAAAGTATTGCTTCCGGAAGCGCTTCCTTCCCTGATTAATAATGCAGCAATTACGCTAATCACACTGGTAGGCTATTCTGCAATGGGCGGAGCACTGGGAGCCGGCGGGCTCGGACAGATCGGCTATCAATACGGATACATTGGGTATGATGCTGTAATTATGAATGTAGTATTGGTACTGCTGGTTGCTTTGGTGTTTATTATACAGTTTGCAGGAGACAGATTGGCAAAAAAATTTGATCATAGGTAAATACAATAGGCCGGTGGCTTCGAGTGCCTCAGCCACCTTTTAACAACAAAGAGTGCATCAGCCACCTTTTTAACAATAAATAATCTAATGAAAAAAATAAAAATTCTAAGCTTTTTAACAGCAGGATTCCTGGTATTCAATGCTTGTTCCGGGAAGAAAAATGACCCGAATCATATTGTGGTAGGCATTACCTACGGTCCGGAAATGGAAATTGCCGAAGCCGCCAGGAAAGTGGCCAAAGAAAAATACAATCTTGATGTAGAACTTATTCCCTTCAATGATTATGTAGTTCCGAATGAGGCTTTAAACAACGGAGATATTGAAGCCAATGCATTCCAGCACGTTCCTTATCTGAACGAACAGTCGAAGCAGAGAGGATACAAACTGGCTGTAGTGGGAAATACGTTTGTCTACCCTATTGTTGCCTATTCAAAAAAAATAAGAAATATCAGCCAGCTCCAGAATGGAAGCACGGTTGTTATTCCGAATGATCCCACCAACGAAGGACGGTCATTGCTTCTGCTTCAGAAAAACGGACTTTTAAAATTAAGAGAAGGAACCGGCTTATTACCGAAGGTCACAGATATTACCGAAAATCCGAAACAGCTGAAAATCCTTGAAATTGAAGCACCGCAGCTTCCGAGAGTACTTGATGATAAGGAAGTAACTATTGCAGTAATCAATAATAATTTTGCATCACAGGCCGGATTGGATGCGGATAAGCAGGGAGTTTTTAAAGAAGATAAAGATTCACCATATGTCAATGTCATTGTTGCGACCCATGACAATAAAAATTCCGCTAAAGTTAAGAATTTCGTAAAAGCTTATCAATCTGAGGAAGTGGTGAAGAAAGCTGAAGAGATTTTCAAAGGTGGCGCCGTGAAGGGATGGGAAAATCACCAGTAAGTAATAAATGATGAGTTAAAAATGAAGAGCTAGACCGATAATTTCAGATATTGATTATTCTATAAACACTTAACAATAATCTTCAAACTTATACTGAAACCAGAACCAT includes the following:
- the metI gene encoding methionine ABC transporter permease MetI, which encodes MLSDSVISLLGKGLWETVYMTFVSGFFGFVLGLPVGILLFLTRKGQLLENAVYYRLISILVNIFRSIPFIILIVWMIPFTRVIVGTSIGMNAALVPLSVGAAPFIARLVENSLLEVPHGLIETARALGASPLQIIQKVLLPEALPSLINNAAITLITLVGYSAMGGALGAGGLGQIGYQYGYIGYDAVIMNVVLVLLVALVFIIQFAGDRLAKKFDHR
- the metQ gene encoding methionine ABC transporter substrate-binding lipoprotein MetQ, with protein sequence MKKIKILSFLTAGFLVFNACSGKKNDPNHIVVGITYGPEMEIAEAARKVAKEKYNLDVELIPFNDYVVPNEALNNGDIEANAFQHVPYLNEQSKQRGYKLAVVGNTFVYPIVAYSKKIRNISQLQNGSTVVIPNDPTNEGRSLLLLQKNGLLKLREGTGLLPKVTDITENPKQLKILEIEAPQLPRVLDDKEVTIAVINNNFASQAGLDADKQGVFKEDKDSPYVNVIVATHDNKNSAKVKNFVKAYQSEEVVKKAEEIFKGGAVKGWENHQ